The stretch of DNA ACGGTCGCCGGGTTTGGTAGATCTTCTCAGAAGAAGAGCTGTGATTTGGCAATGTCTCGGCAATGCGGCGCGTCATAGAGCCTCGACTACCGGTCTGCGCGGGTTTGCTTGGCCAGTTCGCGTGCAAAGCTGATCAGGCGCTGCAGGCTCGGATTGTCATTTGCAGGAGACCAGACGGCGCTGAAAGGAACAATATCCGCCTCTGCGCTAAGAGGGACCAGGCTGAGGTCACGGATGGTCACCCCCCTCCAAGCCTCGACGACCGGCGTTATTCCTTTGCCCATGGCGACCATATGCATCAAGGTCTCCTGATGCACATCGTGATATTCAACCATCGGATAGGTGCTGTAGTCACAGATTCTCCGCACGATGTAGTCACGGATTTCCGGTCCGGGACCAAATCGGGATACGATGAACACTTCATCGACCAACTGCGACCAATCGAGCTTCTCGAGCCGGGACAATGGATGGGACCGAGGCAGGGCGATATGGACCCGCTCTCGCCAGAGCTCCACCGTATTGCACCCCTTCACCTCGCCGTTGCCCGTAAAAAATCCCACGTCGAGCTGATGGGCGCGAATGGTGCGAATATGGTCCTGACGCCCGCCATCACGAATATCGAGCCGGACTCCAGCGTGCGCAGCCTCGTATCTACATAGGAGCTCCCGCAGAAATCCTCCGGCGAGCGTCGTGATCACCCCGACCCGCAGCCTGCCGGTCTCCACACGCCCCGCAGCTTCCGCGCACTGGATGGCCTGCCAGATCTGTCGAATCGCCGGGACCGCTTGCTCAATGAACTGCCGGCCTGCTTCGGTCAGCCGAGTGCCAAACTGGCCACGCTCGAACAGTCC from Rhodoligotrophos sp. CJ14 encodes:
- a CDS encoding LysR family transcriptional regulator — its product is MRYVLAAAESTSIRGAADLLGVEPSSVSKAIRDFENRTGVGLFERGQFGTRLTEAGRQFIEQAVPAIRQIWQAIQCAEAAGRVETGRLRVGVITTLAGGFLRELLCRYEAAHAGVRLDIRDGGRQDHIRTIRAHQLDVGFFTGNGEVKGCNTVELWRERVHIALPRSHPLSRLEKLDWSQLVDEVFIVSRFGPGPEIRDYIVRRICDYSTYPMVEYHDVHQETLMHMVAMGKGITPVVEAWRGVTIRDLSLVPLSAEADIVPFSAVWSPANDNPSLQRLISFARELAKQTRADR